One window of Psychrobacillus sp. FSL H8-0483 genomic DNA carries:
- a CDS encoding DUF5309 family protein translates to MITSNNGFTATESISLSQELALLGVQSTPFASLLLSKGVEKALATVYTFKEKTISNDDDISAVEGADTTEFQQSAKRELTAILQIFKKAVSISGTADAMQSTKFSEEVADRLLELKINLEKVLINGTKADGSITPFIRKMSGIVESADSSNAETGADVEELIKTTMQNLWNNDLSEGAYYLFVNADVKEKIDAVYKDSYSYVHQTNNFGLVVDTINTNFGTVNVVLSKHVPATKGILFNDAYVNMVALREAHFEPLAKTGDSTKGQIVGEYSLKVGSPKAVAVITVA, encoded by the coding sequence ATGATTACATCAAACAACGGATTTACAGCGACAGAAAGCATTTCACTATCACAAGAACTAGCACTTTTGGGAGTACAATCAACTCCATTTGCATCTTTACTATTATCTAAAGGTGTAGAGAAAGCACTTGCAACAGTATATACCTTTAAAGAAAAAACTATCTCAAATGATGATGATATTTCAGCAGTTGAGGGAGCAGATACAACAGAATTCCAACAATCCGCAAAGCGTGAATTAACTGCAATTCTTCAAATTTTCAAGAAAGCAGTATCAATCTCAGGTACGGCAGATGCAATGCAATCAACTAAGTTTTCAGAAGAAGTTGCAGACCGTCTATTAGAATTAAAAATTAATCTTGAAAAAGTATTAATTAACGGAACTAAAGCAGATGGATCAATAACTCCATTTATCCGTAAAATGTCAGGTATTGTTGAGAGTGCTGATTCTTCAAATGCAGAAACAGGTGCTGATGTAGAGGAACTAATCAAAACTACTATGCAGAATTTATGGAACAATGATTTATCAGAGGGAGCATATTACTTATTTGTAAATGCAGATGTGAAAGAAAAAATTGATGCAGTATACAAAGATTCTTATTCATATGTTCACCAAACAAATAATTTTGGTCTAGTTGTTGATACAATCAATACTAATTTTGGTACTGTAAACGTAGTTTTATCTAAACACGTTCCTGCTACTAAAGGGATTTTATTTAATGATGCTTATGTAAATATGGTTGCTTTACGTGAAGCACACTTTGAGCCACTTGCTAAAACAGGTGATAGCACAAAAGGACAAATTGTTGGTGAATACTCACTTAAAGTAGGTTCTCCAAAAGCAGTAGCAGTAATTACAGTAGCATAA
- a CDS encoding XRE family transcriptional regulator: MTETELFVMRKRKRIKLSQVAKFVDCSISLLSRFENQQVAMDKEKIKKYREYIEQY; encoded by the coding sequence ATGACAGAAACAGAATTATTTGTTATGAGGAAAAGGAAGCGTATTAAACTTTCACAGGTAGCGAAATTTGTGGATTGCTCAATTAGTTTATTAAGCAGATTTGAAAATCAACAGGTAGCAATGGATAAAGAAAAGATAAAAAAATATCGAGAATATATCGAACAATATTAG